The following coding sequences are from one Parabacteroides pacaensis window:
- a CDS encoding heparinase II/III domain-containing protein, whose product MKRCIIFFIVSVCFLQYAVCAQTVFVEAGKRLPEHPRLLLKKGEEKALKKQIGKDAIWKEIHQTIMEESTALLDKPVSERIKTGRRLLSVSRENLRRIFFLSYAYRMSGDKKYFARAEQEMLKAASFSDWNPSHFLDVGEMTMALAIGYDWLYPQLSSQSRQTIEKAIIEKGFKPSLDERYNWFVNAVHNWNQVCHGGLAYGALAVWEKEPELTAKMLNRAIEKMAIPMKHYAPDGAYPEGVGYWEYGTSFNVIFLSALEKIFGSDFGLSNAPGFLKTGEYVLQMVTPTLRSFSYSDNGAGAFLSPTLFWFYDKTKDASILYNQARVYKKVGRNKLRNNRFAPVMLIWGASASLAKPVEPETLFWCAGGDNPVCAMRSGWEEKDMYVGVKLGSPSVNHGHMDVGSFIIEADSINWGVDLGGEEYNRLETRGVELWGSSQDAQRWDVFRYNNFAHNTLTFNQRLQRVKGKAEIEKSSENPNNMYVIADLTSVYEGQVKSIKRSVSLVEKKYAVVEDRIEAPKRFTMLTWSMVTPANAKIISDHVMLLEKGGKKLYLKVEGPKQVKWKVVPANSVYSYDSSNRGYNIVSFDTDLALNRVQHIRVYLLPDENKEVNYKSLFE is encoded by the coding sequence ATGAAAAGATGTATTATTTTTTTTATCGTAAGCGTATGTTTTTTGCAGTATGCAGTGTGTGCCCAAACAGTATTTGTAGAAGCTGGAAAAAGATTACCGGAACACCCTCGCTTGTTACTTAAGAAAGGAGAAGAAAAAGCTTTGAAAAAACAAATAGGAAAAGATGCGATTTGGAAAGAAATCCATCAAACTATTATGGAGGAATCGACAGCTCTGTTGGATAAACCGGTGAGCGAACGGATAAAAACCGGACGGCGTTTACTAAGCGTGTCACGTGAAAATTTGCGACGGATATTTTTCTTGAGCTATGCTTACCGGATGAGTGGTGATAAAAAATATTTCGCTCGTGCTGAACAGGAAATGCTGAAAGCTGCCTCTTTCTCTGATTGGAATCCCTCTCATTTTCTAGACGTAGGAGAAATGACCATGGCTTTGGCTATTGGCTATGATTGGCTTTATCCGCAATTATCCTCCCAATCCAGGCAGACAATCGAAAAAGCTATTATTGAAAAAGGATTTAAACCTTCTTTAGATGAACGTTATAACTGGTTTGTAAATGCAGTGCATAATTGGAATCAGGTGTGTCATGGGGGCTTGGCGTATGGAGCTTTGGCCGTGTGGGAGAAAGAGCCCGAATTAACTGCCAAGATGTTAAACCGGGCTATTGAAAAGATGGCTATCCCCATGAAACATTATGCCCCGGACGGAGCTTATCCGGAAGGAGTAGGATATTGGGAGTATGGAACTTCTTTTAATGTAATATTTCTTAGTGCATTAGAAAAAATATTCGGCTCTGATTTCGGCTTAAGTAATGCGCCCGGTTTTTTAAAAACAGGCGAATACGTGCTGCAGATGGTAACACCTACATTACGGAGTTTCAGTTATTCGGATAATGGGGCAGGAGCTTTTCTTTCTCCCACTTTATTTTGGTTTTATGATAAAACGAAAGACGCCTCTATCCTGTATAATCAAGCCCGTGTATATAAAAAAGTGGGAAGAAATAAATTAAGAAATAATAGATTTGCCCCAGTTATGCTTATCTGGGGAGCTTCTGCTTCATTAGCAAAACCTGTTGAGCCGGAGACTCTGTTTTGGTGTGCCGGGGGCGATAATCCGGTCTGTGCCATGCGTTCCGGCTGGGAAGAAAAGGATATGTATGTAGGAGTGAAGCTAGGCTCGCCTTCGGTAAACCATGGCCACATGGATGTAGGAAGTTTTATCATAGAGGCGGACAGTATCAATTGGGGGGTAGATTTAGGTGGCGAAGAATATAATCGGTTGGAAACGCGGGGTGTTGAATTATGGGGTAGTTCTCAAGATGCTCAACGCTGGGACGTGTTCCGGTATAATAATTTTGCTCATAATACGCTTACTTTTAACCAGAGACTTCAACGGGTAAAAGGAAAGGCAGAAATAGAAAAGTCTTCGGAAAATCCGAATAATATGTATGTAATAGCCGATCTTACTTCCGTTTATGAAGGCCAAGTAAAAAGCATAAAACGTTCTGTCTCTTTAGTGGAGAAAAAATATGCAGTAGTAGAAGATAGGATAGAAGCACCGAAACGCTTTACCATGTTGACGTGGAGTATGGTAACTCCGGCGAACGCTAAAATTATTTCAGACCATGTAATGTTATTGGAAAAAGGAGGAAAAAAGCTATATCTTAAAGTGGAAGGACCGAAACAAGTAAAATGGAAGGTTGTTCCGGCTAATTCTGTCTATAGCTATGACTCTTCTAACCGGGGATACAATATAGTTAGTTTTGATACGGATTTAGCCTTAAATAGAGTACAGCATATAAGGGTATACCTTTTGCCAGACGAGAATAAAGAGGTTAATTACAAATCGTTATTTGAATAG
- a CDS encoding helix-turn-helix domain-containing protein, whose amino-acid sequence METIENLQRVHHGHNVRRVRINKNITQEDLVKKMYTTQVSISRYERSSVIADDLLERFAEILEVPVDYLKTAEEDIPMMMVNYTNNPENQKDSTGASVNAATELTINNDNHTEGKEEDLNKIVELYERLLKEKDLRYQELEKRISTLEQKSK is encoded by the coding sequence ATGGAAACAATAGAAAATTTACAAAGAGTACATCATGGACATAATGTACGGCGTGTACGAATAAACAAGAATATTACCCAGGAAGATTTAGTCAAAAAAATGTATACTACCCAGGTATCCATCTCCCGGTATGAAAGATCGAGTGTGATTGCTGATGACTTGCTGGAACGTTTTGCAGAGATTCTTGAAGTGCCTGTAGATTATTTGAAAACAGCAGAAGAAGATATACCGATGATGATGGTTAATTATACCAATAATCCGGAAAATCAAAAAGATTCTACTGGAGCAAGTGTTAATGCAGCTACAGAGCTAACTATCAATAATGATAATCATACGGAAGGTAAAGAAGAAGACCTTAATAAAATAGTAGAACTCTACGAACGTCTTTTAAAAGAAAAAGATTTACGATACCAAGAACTGGAAAAACGGATTTCTACCTTAGAACAAAAAAGCAAATAA